The following proteins are co-located in the Bacteroidota bacterium genome:
- a CDS encoding endonuclease/exonuclease/phosphatase family protein translates to MKFKIFAIFLFAVVTVNTAFSQKQYTVAFYNVENLFDTINDKKKNDEEFLPLAENKWDSEKYANKLLHLSKVISELGSDDGPDVIGLCEIENRRVLMDLVKTPLLQRKGYEIVHYESPDMRGIDVALFYKKSLFTFIDSKKYKVKLPDKKRSATRDILMVQLLNAKNDTIVFFVNHFPSRLGGIEKSAPNRCTAAAILKSKFDSIIAANYQSNIVMMGDFNDEPDDSSIKYILKCNFTMGESSYNELYNPMLDLKKKGEGTIVYQKKYELIDQFMMSNHLLYQNNKLHYVPNSVTIFKPEYIQEQNPKYKGKPYRTFVGPKYLNGYSDHFPIYMKIAY, encoded by the coding sequence ATGAAATTTAAGATATTCGCCATTTTCTTGTTTGCGGTTGTTACTGTAAACACAGCATTCTCCCAAAAACAATACACTGTTGCTTTTTATAATGTCGAGAACCTTTTTGACACTATCAATGATAAAAAGAAAAATGATGAGGAATTTCTGCCATTGGCGGAAAACAAATGGGACAGTGAGAAATATGCCAACAAATTACTGCACCTCTCAAAAGTAATTAGCGAATTGGGTAGTGACGATGGCCCGGATGTGATAGGTTTGTGCGAGATTGAAAACCGTAGGGTTTTGATGGATTTGGTAAAAACCCCGCTATTGCAAAGGAAAGGTTACGAAATTGTACATTACGAATCGCCCGATATGCGTGGCATTGACGTGGCACTATTTTATAAAAAGAGTCTGTTCACTTTTATCGATTCAAAAAAGTACAAAGTAAAACTCCCTGATAAAAAACGCAGTGCCACCCGTGATATTTTGATGGTGCAATTATTAAACGCCAAAAATGATACAATAGTATTCTTCGTCAACCATTTCCCTAGTAGATTAGGAGGTATCGAGAAAAGTGCTCCAAACAGATGTACAGCTGCCGCAATTTTAAAATCTAAATTCGATTCCATCATTGCGGCCAATTATCAGAGCAATATAGTGATGATGGGCGATTTCAATGATGAGCCCGATGATTCCTCTATTAAATATATACTGAAATGTAACTTTACTATGGGCGAAAGTAGTTATAATGAACTCTATAACCCCATGCTCGATTTGAAAAAGAAGGGGGAAGGAACCATAGTATATCAAAAAAAATATGAATTGATAGATCAGTTTATGATGAGTAACCATCTACTATACCAAAATAATAAATTGCATTATGTGCCCAATTCGGTAACTATTTTCAAACCTGAATATATACAAGAACAAAATCCTAAATATAAAGGAAAGCCATATAGAACATTTGTTGGCCCTAAATATTTGAACGGATATTCCGATCACTTTCCGATATATATGAAAATTGCCTATTAA